In Sphingobacterium thalpophilum, a genomic segment contains:
- a CDS encoding IS5 family transposase — translation MLGKNPEKKPELFRPMLVDFIDHEHELVLLSEKIDWNYFEKEFSPLYSKVGNPSHPIRFMVGCLLLKHLYNLGDETLEKAWIMNPYMQHFCGRVFFEHEFPCDPSNFVHFRKRIGEKGIEKIFAYSVRMHDAKTNTSNFVLSDTTVQENNTSFPTDAKLCKKVIDYCNKIAGNEGIKQRQRYTKVSKQMVRNTYNGKHPKRAKAARKSQRQLKTIAMRLIRELQRNFNAEQQEFYKDLMTLYTKVVTQKRNDADKIYSIHKPFTRCIAKGKAHSQYEFGNKVGLITTANKGKKIILGIKAFLQTPYDGHTIEPLLEQMETGGQKLPKELLYDRGGRGKSEIKGVKISIPSTPRKKDTAYQKQTKRKKFRTRAAIEPIIGHLKTDFRLAKNYFMGETGPQINALLAATAWNMKKMMELLKQKIIFLFYKIQIMLFSNPVFKNKLKSGFC, via the coding sequence ATGTTGGGGAAAAATCCAGAAAAGAAGCCAGAATTATTCCGCCCAATGTTGGTGGATTTTATTGACCACGAGCATGAACTTGTTCTACTTTCAGAAAAAATAGATTGGAATTATTTTGAGAAAGAATTTTCGCCCTTGTATTCCAAAGTGGGCAATCCGAGCCATCCGATTCGGTTTATGGTGGGTTGTTTGCTACTGAAACATTTGTATAATTTGGGCGATGAGACGTTGGAAAAAGCCTGGATCATGAATCCTTATATGCAGCATTTTTGTGGCAGGGTTTTCTTTGAACACGAATTTCCTTGTGACCCGAGTAATTTTGTTCATTTCCGAAAAAGAATTGGCGAAAAAGGCATCGAAAAAATCTTTGCCTACAGCGTAAGAATGCACGATGCCAAGACGAACACCTCAAATTTTGTTTTGTCCGATACTACCGTTCAGGAGAATAATACCTCTTTTCCTACCGATGCAAAATTGTGCAAAAAAGTGATCGATTATTGCAACAAAATAGCCGGAAATGAAGGCATAAAACAAAGACAACGCTACACAAAAGTCAGCAAACAAATGGTGCGCAACACCTACAACGGAAAACATCCCAAGCGGGCAAAAGCGGCAAGGAAATCTCAAAGACAGCTCAAAACCATCGCCATGAGACTGATTCGTGAATTGCAACGGAATTTTAATGCAGAACAGCAAGAATTTTATAAAGATTTAATGACATTGTACACCAAGGTTGTCACACAAAAAAGAAACGATGCCGATAAAATTTACAGCATTCACAAGCCTTTTACCCGATGTATTGCCAAAGGAAAAGCGCATAGCCAGTATGAATTTGGGAATAAGGTAGGTTTGATAACCACCGCCAACAAAGGCAAGAAAATCATTCTCGGGATTAAAGCATTTTTGCAAACTCCTTACGATGGTCACACCATAGAACCACTTTTGGAACAGATGGAAACCGGTGGTCAAAAGCTCCCAAAAGAACTCCTTTACGATAGAGGTGGCAGAGGAAAATCAGAAATAAAGGGCGTGAAAATCTCCATCCCAAGCACTCCAAGAAAAAAAGACACTGCTTATCAAAAGCAGACAAAGCGCAAAAAATTTAGAACCAGAGCGGCAATAGAACCTATCATCGGACATTTAAAAACCGATTTTAGGCTGGCAAAAAATTACTTCATGGGAGAAACGGGACCACAAATCAATGCATTACTAGCTGCAACCGCTTGGAACATGAAGAAAATGATGGAACTACTGAAACAGAAAATTATTTTCTTATTTTATAAGATACAAATTATGCTGTTTTCTAATCCTGTTTTTAAAAATAAATTAAAAAGTGGGTTTTGTTAA
- a CDS encoding TetR/AcrR family transcriptional regulator — MEFNEKQIDILLAAERLFATKGFDGTSVRDIANEANVNVAMINYYFGSKDKLLDTFFEWRVPDFMINVDELALVDNALDKIDAMVDKSFKSMNSHRKLYHIITIESSLKQRMLISEAFRKLKLHNLEVISSVINAGVEQGVFKAGYDPILIHSMMMGVFMNFQMNHCFLQDQLHIDNDEDYANYIETTLTEFIQKTIKALLTYEK, encoded by the coding sequence ATGGAATTTAACGAGAAACAGATTGATATTCTGCTTGCAGCAGAGCGTCTTTTTGCAACAAAAGGATTTGATGGGACTTCCGTTCGTGATATCGCCAATGAGGCGAATGTGAATGTTGCGATGATCAACTATTATTTTGGATCAAAGGACAAGCTACTGGATACGTTTTTTGAATGGCGTGTTCCTGATTTTATGATCAATGTGGATGAGTTGGCGCTTGTCGATAATGCGTTGGATAAAATTGACGCTATGGTGGATAAATCGTTTAAGTCCATGAACTCGCATCGTAAACTGTATCATATCATCACCATTGAAAGTTCGTTAAAACAACGCATGCTGATCTCGGAGGCTTTTCGCAAACTCAAGCTGCACAATCTTGAAGTGATATCGTCTGTTATCAATGCGGGGGTAGAACAGGGTGTATTCAAAGCGGGTTATGATCCCATCTTGATCCACTCCATGATGATGGGCGTATTTATGAATTTTCAGATGAATCATTGTTTTTTACAGGATCAGTTGCATATCGATAACGATGAGGACTATGCAAATTATATAGAAACAACTTTAACAGAATTTATACAGAAAACAATTAAAGCTTTATTGACATATGAAAAATAA
- a CDS encoding TolC family protein — MKNKLANLSALLLLSPMGLLAQDNKHMTLEEIIHLAANQSVEAKSTDTKILGRQLEVETAKSKQLPDAKLSGQYMAMTTPNVNLKLALGEGGSAPDIAANQLWLGQASVSMPIYTGGRIKGGINIAKDVLKAEEYNAVASKEQLAIRAVNLYLSLYKAQQTNLLIAENIKQSEQRVSDFKAMLDNGLIARNDLLKAELQLSNYQVSLQEAQKNIKVLNYQLANFLKIDEDTQLDQINLAEVNGVDLGLKASYDAAKTSRSDVKSLESQRLVAEDQLKVTKASTLPQVSATAGYNAFGLQKVVTVTNAAMVGVGVSYDIGSLYKNKREVNVAKNHIREIDEHIELLNDKVKVQVQQANENYMLAQKQDVVYHQAVDQAVENYRITKDKYDNGIADTDDLLTADVQQLQSKINLAISKANTIEKYYDLLLANGSLNIK; from the coding sequence ATGAAAAATAAGTTGGCCAATTTGAGTGCTTTATTGCTTTTAAGTCCTATGGGTCTGTTGGCGCAAGACAACAAACACATGACTTTGGAAGAGATAATTCACTTGGCCGCAAATCAAAGCGTGGAAGCAAAGTCTACCGATACGAAGATATTGGGGAGACAGCTCGAAGTCGAAACTGCCAAATCGAAACAGCTTCCTGATGCAAAATTGAGTGGACAATACATGGCTATGACTACTCCAAATGTGAATTTAAAGTTGGCTTTAGGTGAAGGGGGCTCTGCTCCGGATATTGCTGCAAACCAATTGTGGTTAGGACAGGCTTCGGTGAGCATGCCAATCTATACAGGTGGACGTATTAAAGGGGGAATTAATATTGCAAAAGATGTATTAAAAGCCGAGGAATACAACGCTGTAGCAAGTAAAGAACAACTGGCTATACGTGCAGTAAATCTTTATTTAAGTCTTTATAAGGCTCAGCAAACCAACTTGTTGATTGCTGAGAATATCAAGCAGTCTGAGCAGCGTGTTTCGGATTTTAAAGCGATGCTTGACAATGGTTTGATCGCGCGTAACGACCTGTTAAAAGCAGAACTGCAGCTTTCAAATTATCAGGTTTCGCTTCAGGAAGCACAGAAAAATATCAAGGTGCTGAATTATCAATTGGCTAATTTTTTGAAAATTGATGAGGATACGCAGTTGGATCAGATCAATCTGGCTGAGGTGAACGGTGTTGATTTGGGTTTAAAAGCATCTTATGACGCTGCGAAAACCTCGCGTTCTGATGTGAAATCTTTGGAGTCACAACGGTTGGTTGCAGAGGACCAGTTGAAGGTAACAAAAGCATCTACATTGCCACAGGTTTCTGCAACGGCAGGTTACAATGCTTTTGGTTTGCAAAAAGTGGTTACCGTAACAAATGCGGCCATGGTAGGTGTAGGTGTATCCTACGACATCGGTTCACTTTATAAAAACAAAAGAGAAGTGAATGTTGCGAAAAATCATATCCGGGAAATTGATGAGCACATTGAATTATTAAACGATAAGGTGAAAGTGCAGGTTCAACAGGCCAATGAAAACTATATGCTGGCACAAAAGCAGGATGTGGTTTACCATCAGGCGGTGGATCAGGCAGTTGAAAATTATCGTATTACAAAAGATAAGTACGATAATGGTATCGCGGATACGGACGATTTGTTAACGGCCGACGTACAGCAGCTTCAAAGCAAGATCAATCTTGCGATCAGCAAAGCAAATACCATTGAAAAATATTACGACCTGCTGTTAGCAAATGGGTCTTTAAACATTAAATAG
- a CDS encoding HlyD family secretion protein — MENTVENAPEKKGTNKKFTIILAALVIFGGAYGAYKYMHGQAHETTDDAQVEKNMSPIIPRVGGFISKVYVKDNDLVKKGDTLFTIESQDYQVRVDEALAALAAAQSSFDVSKADVSASSANVAISDATIQSNLGSIDAARIRAKQANNDYIRYQNLYNNQSITKQQYEQALTAKLEADKQVEILQQQRNASASQRNAVVSKTTVASKQTSVAEANIKRANAQLEAAKLNLSYTAVLASVDGQVSNIKVQPGQMVNPGQSLFYIVDNIETWVVANFKETQLEKIKPGQKVGIKVDAYPAIEFEGEVNSFSPATGSRFSLLPPDNATGNFVKTVQRLPVKIKLTKDNKAENVALLRPGMNADVDVHVK; from the coding sequence ATGGAAAATACAGTAGAAAACGCACCTGAAAAGAAAGGTACAAATAAAAAATTCACAATTATTTTGGCTGCATTGGTCATCTTCGGAGGAGCCTATGGTGCTTATAAATATATGCACGGTCAGGCGCATGAAACGACAGACGATGCGCAGGTAGAGAAAAATATGAGTCCGATCATTCCACGTGTTGGTGGGTTTATCTCGAAAGTGTACGTAAAAGATAATGATTTGGTTAAAAAAGGGGATACGTTGTTCACCATTGAGAGCCAAGATTATCAGGTTCGTGTGGATGAAGCGCTAGCAGCCTTGGCAGCAGCTCAAAGTAGCTTTGATGTTTCGAAGGCAGATGTATCTGCATCTTCGGCGAATGTAGCCATCTCGGATGCAACGATCCAATCTAATTTGGGCAGCATCGATGCAGCACGTATTCGTGCTAAGCAAGCGAATAATGATTATATCCGCTACCAAAACTTATACAACAATCAGTCAATTACGAAACAACAGTATGAGCAGGCATTAACAGCGAAATTGGAAGCTGACAAGCAGGTTGAAATTTTGCAACAACAACGTAACGCCAGTGCTTCACAACGTAATGCAGTCGTGAGTAAGACTACAGTAGCTTCAAAGCAAACTTCTGTTGCTGAGGCAAATATAAAAAGAGCGAATGCGCAACTTGAAGCGGCTAAATTGAACCTTTCTTATACTGCAGTACTTGCTTCTGTGGATGGCCAGGTATCGAATATCAAGGTACAACCAGGGCAGATGGTCAATCCAGGTCAATCTTTGTTCTACATTGTAGATAATATTGAAACTTGGGTCGTTGCTAACTTTAAGGAGACGCAATTGGAAAAAATAAAACCTGGACAAAAAGTCGGTATTAAAGTGGATGCTTATCCTGCTATTGAGTTTGAAGGCGAGGTAAACTCTTTCTCTCCAGCCACTGGTTCACGTTTCTCTTTATTGCCTCCAGATAATGCAACGGGTAACTTTGTAAAGACTGTTCAGCGTTTACCCGTAAAGATCAAATTGACAAAAGACAATAAAGCAGAAAATGTGGCTTTGCTCAGACCGGGCATGAATGCTGACGTAGATGTGCATGTTAAATAA
- a CDS encoding MDR family MFS transporter yields MENLNQQDSLVEYGFRRVVITITAVLCALLEIVDTTIVNVALNDMKGSLGATLTDVAWVITAYAIANVIVIPMTSWLSQQFGRRNYFAASIIIFTVSSFLCGNATNMWELVAFRFIQGMGGGALLVTAQTIITESYPKEKRSMAQAIYGMGVIVGPTLGPPLGGYIIDNFSWPYIFYINVPLGIIATLLTLSFVRSPKYSQKQSAREVDWFGMIFLIMFIGSLQFVLEHGQQDDWFDDPLILGLSILSVFGLLFFIWRELVYDKPIVNLRVLKDKNLQVGVVMSFILGFGLFGSTFIIPIYTQSILGWTATDAGLLLLPSSIMTGIMMPFIGKMIQNGVPQKYMVALGLCIFFGFCFWMYSLMTNDTGSEHMFWPLILRGVGLGLLFVPVMTLSLSTLHGKSIGEGAAFTGMMRQLGGSFGIALITTFIARDSQKHRVDLVANLDPSKFDVQQRVQQLQMSFQAKGFSPNEALAKAHQILDLSVMKQATVLSYMDVFLYLGVVFLICVPFVLMIKQGKTQIDMSSVH; encoded by the coding sequence ATGGAAAATTTAAATCAACAAGATAGTCTGGTTGAATATGGTTTTCGTCGCGTTGTAATCACGATTACAGCGGTGCTTTGTGCGCTGTTGGAAATTGTGGATACAACGATTGTCAATGTGGCCCTGAACGATATGAAAGGTTCATTGGGGGCGACGCTGACGGATGTCGCATGGGTTATCACAGCTTACGCAATTGCCAATGTAATTGTGATTCCGATGACCAGCTGGTTGTCCCAACAGTTTGGGCGTAGAAATTACTTTGCGGCTTCTATTATCATATTCACAGTATCTTCATTTTTGTGCGGTAATGCAACCAATATGTGGGAGCTTGTTGCATTTCGCTTTATACAAGGGATGGGTGGGGGAGCCTTACTGGTTACAGCCCAGACTATTATCACGGAAAGTTATCCCAAAGAAAAACGTAGTATGGCCCAAGCTATCTACGGGATGGGCGTCATTGTTGGTCCTACATTAGGGCCGCCGTTGGGTGGGTACATCATCGATAACTTCTCTTGGCCTTATATCTTTTATATCAATGTGCCGCTTGGCATTATTGCGACCTTGTTGACCTTATCTTTTGTACGCAGTCCTAAATACAGTCAAAAGCAGTCTGCTAGGGAAGTGGATTGGTTCGGTATGATATTTTTGATCATGTTTATTGGTTCACTTCAGTTTGTATTGGAACATGGACAACAGGATGACTGGTTTGACGATCCTTTGATTTTAGGCTTATCGATTTTGTCTGTCTTTGGATTACTGTTTTTTATATGGCGGGAATTGGTGTACGATAAACCGATTGTTAACCTGCGTGTATTGAAGGATAAGAATTTACAGGTGGGTGTGGTGATGAGCTTTATTCTTGGTTTTGGCTTGTTCGGATCGACCTTTATTATTCCCATCTATACGCAGTCGATATTGGGATGGACCGCAACAGATGCTGGTTTGCTCTTGTTACCGAGTTCGATTATGACCGGTATCATGATGCCTTTTATCGGTAAGATGATCCAAAATGGTGTTCCTCAGAAGTATATGGTTGCTTTAGGGCTATGTATCTTTTTTGGCTTTTGTTTTTGGATGTATAGCCTCATGACAAACGATACAGGTTCGGAGCATATGTTTTGGCCATTGATTCTCCGCGGAGTTGGCCTAGGATTGTTGTTTGTGCCTGTTATGACACTGTCTTTATCAACGTTACATGGTAAGTCAATCGGTGAAGGAGCTGCTTTTACTGGGATGATGCGTCAATTGGGTGGTTCATTTGGAATTGCTTTGATTACGACATTTATCGCCCGTGATAGCCAAAAACACCGTGTTGATCTGGTGGCTAATTTAGATCCAAGTAAGTTTGATGTGCAACAACGGGTGCAGCAATTGCAGATGAGTTTTCAGGCGAAAGGTTTTTCACCTAATGAGGCTTTGGCCAAAGCGCATCAAATATTGGACTTGAGTGTGATGAAACAAGCAACAGTGCTATCTTACATGGATGTGTTCCTGTACCTCGGGGTTGTCTTTCTGATTTGTGTCCCTTTTGTATTGATGATCAAACAGGGGAAAACACAGATCGATATGTCCAGTGTACATTAA
- a CDS encoding sterol desaturase family protein — translation MYTEKLNFLAFIIPLFLILMVLEYWYSLKKQKRFYSFDESISNLNVGIVERMCDMFSVSLFYFFFVWVYQNFAIFHIEANVWTWVILFLFTDFLWYWYHRYSHEINLLWAAHVVHHQSEDYNFTVAARITIFQAVFRSLFWAFIPLLGFPPFMMTAILLIHGVYPFFSHTQTVGNLGILERVFVTPSHHRVHHSSNEIYLDKNYGDILIIWDKLFGTFIPEQKEEPCVYGLTKPIHRYTFLWQHFHYLFEIGLSFKRAEGFKNKMRTIFGRPDDIQPEIREELEERIFAGARPQVHAQVLSRYIFFQSMLTMLLLFFFLLYGNYQQLIQLLIGGGFILCSVICIGGLLEHEDWVFPLEMLRLFLLLLYISLTFYSALGLVLVGCFALIQLIFYKTLAGHYKKVLRLERC, via the coding sequence ATGTATACAGAAAAACTTAATTTTTTGGCGTTTATCATTCCCTTATTTTTAATCTTGATGGTGTTGGAATATTGGTATAGCCTCAAAAAACAGAAACGTTTTTATTCTTTTGATGAATCGATCTCAAATCTCAATGTTGGTATCGTCGAGCGTATGTGTGATATGTTTTCTGTTAGTTTGTTTTACTTTTTTTTCGTTTGGGTGTATCAAAACTTTGCGATATTTCACATTGAAGCGAATGTTTGGACCTGGGTTATACTTTTTCTATTTACAGATTTTCTCTGGTATTGGTATCATCGGTATAGCCATGAAATAAACTTGTTGTGGGCAGCTCATGTTGTACATCACCAAAGTGAAGATTATAACTTTACCGTAGCAGCCCGGATCACCATATTTCAAGCCGTTTTCCGTTCGTTATTTTGGGCTTTTATTCCCCTTTTGGGATTCCCTCCATTTATGATGACCGCTATTTTGTTGATTCATGGCGTATATCCATTTTTCTCCCATACGCAGACCGTAGGAAATTTGGGGATTTTGGAGCGTGTATTTGTAACGCCATCTCACCACCGGGTGCATCATAGCAGCAATGAAATCTATTTGGATAAAAATTATGGAGATATCCTGATTATTTGGGACAAGCTATTCGGAACATTTATCCCGGAACAAAAAGAAGAACCTTGTGTCTATGGACTCACAAAGCCCATTCATCGCTACACTTTTCTATGGCAGCATTTTCATTATTTATTTGAAATTGGTCTATCATTTAAGCGGGCCGAAGGATTTAAAAACAAAATGCGGACTATATTTGGTAGGCCTGACGATATACAGCCTGAAATTCGAGAAGAACTGGAAGAGCGCATATTTGCAGGAGCTAGGCCACAAGTTCATGCACAGGTATTAAGCCGCTATATCTTTTTTCAGTCCATGCTGACGATGCTCCTGCTTTTCTTTTTTTTGCTTTATGGTAATTATCAGCAACTCATACAACTCCTTATTGGCGGAGGATTTATTCTCTGTAGCGTCATTTGTATTGGGGGACTTCTAGAACATGAAGACTGGGTTTTTCCACTTGAGATGCTTCGGCTATTCTTATTACTACTGTATATCAGTCTAACTTTTTATTCAGCATTGGGGCTTGTTTTGGTAGGATGTTTCGCTTTGATTCAATTGATTTTTTATAAAACGTTAGCAGGTCACTATAAAAAAGTTTTGCGTCTTGAAAGATGTTGA
- a CDS encoding glycosyltransferase family 4 protein has product MEKQSFELINTAALYLKVHTLVYDNREPLLAFFFQLNRRILAKINDNPGIKLIHFNDGLIASLASFHKGYSHLKRVATLHGLDIVFPFRYFQRKIIPRFNTFDQLIAVSQATADAAQLRGIDPSKIIVIPNGVDPIHHSTANNESACQSKPYFITLGRPVKRKGFSWLMKHVIPAIQGDFKLLMVGPFDHEPTWKERLLELIPKKINHLITLFLGFPTDQGEIRKLLKAYPEKIEHLGKVPFEQLQSLLTNAQAFLMPNIEVPGDMEGFGLVCLEASTAGTIVVAAELEGITSAVTHNCNGLLLASKNQNAWIEQLQAILANPVHYKSLSLQFKQNTLKQYSWDIMARSYCQSFADLVTAADQ; this is encoded by the coding sequence ATGGAAAAACAAAGCTTTGAACTGATCAATACTGCGGCTCTTTACTTGAAGGTACACACCTTAGTCTATGACAACCGGGAACCTCTTTTAGCTTTCTTCTTCCAGCTGAATCGCCGAATTCTAGCCAAAATTAACGATAACCCCGGCATCAAGCTTATTCACTTTAATGATGGTTTAATTGCGTCTTTAGCCTCTTTTCACAAAGGATATTCCCATTTAAAACGAGTTGCCACGCTTCACGGACTGGATATTGTATTTCCCTTTCGCTATTTTCAACGTAAGATCATACCGCGGTTTAATACATTTGATCAGCTTATTGCGGTTAGCCAAGCTACCGCCGACGCCGCCCAGTTACGTGGTATCGATCCATCCAAAATTATTGTTATACCCAACGGTGTAGATCCGATACACCACTCCACTGCAAACAATGAATCAGCCTGCCAAAGCAAGCCCTATTTTATCACTTTGGGACGCCCTGTTAAACGGAAGGGCTTCTCGTGGTTGATGAAACATGTCATTCCCGCTATCCAGGGTGATTTCAAATTACTGATGGTAGGTCCATTCGATCACGAACCTACATGGAAAGAACGCCTATTGGAGCTTATACCCAAAAAGATAAATCATTTAATCACCTTATTCCTCGGATTTCCGACCGATCAGGGGGAGATCAGAAAATTACTGAAAGCGTACCCCGAAAAAATTGAACATCTTGGAAAAGTCCCATTCGAACAACTGCAAAGCCTCTTGACCAACGCACAGGCCTTCTTGATGCCCAATATTGAAGTGCCCGGAGATATGGAAGGCTTTGGGCTCGTCTGTTTGGAGGCTTCTACAGCAGGCACCATTGTTGTGGCCGCCGAATTAGAAGGAATTACAAGCGCCGTAACACATAATTGCAATGGCCTGCTCCTGGCAAGCAAAAACCAAAATGCATGGATCGAACAACTTCAAGCCATTTTAGCAAATCCAGTCCATTATAAAAGCCTGAGCCTACAATTTAAACAAAATACCCTAAAACAATATAGCTGGGATATTATGGCCAGATCCTATTGTCAATCATTTGCGGACTTAGTTACAGCAGCAGACCAATAA
- a CDS encoding lysylphosphatidylglycerol synthase transmembrane domain-containing protein — protein sequence MGKLTNPSQLIKGIFLFLILASITVFLAKSDLNALKKELSSVGYRFIIILFTTFAAYFVGTLAWWICLGSAKKKVNLIELFAIRQIGETVGLFNPTSIIGGDLLKAQLITRYDIPLKEGLNSVAISRITAVLSQLTLFLIAMLWLVFSPLKNEIIRYAGPVIYIICLFLFVLMILIFYWLMVAKSPSQTKASTATLFGKAIAHFQSLLWNVKDFYRHQNKVFWYSYLLFALHWIIGSLEFYYILKFLGVAVQPIHGLIVDMSVIVLKSIGAFIPGQLGIEEIANKLLLHMIGITGGSIWLSASLLRRGRQLTWVALGFIFYLCIKRKPVHVSI from the coding sequence ATGGGCAAACTAACAAACCCAAGCCAACTCATCAAAGGTATTTTTCTATTTTTGATTCTGGCGTCCATCACTGTCTTTTTAGCGAAAAGCGACTTAAATGCCTTGAAAAAAGAGCTCTCCTCCGTTGGTTATCGCTTTATAATTATTTTGTTTACGACTTTCGCGGCCTATTTTGTTGGCACATTAGCTTGGTGGATATGCTTGGGCTCCGCAAAAAAGAAGGTCAATCTGATCGAACTCTTTGCCATCCGTCAAATCGGGGAAACCGTTGGACTATTCAACCCTACAAGCATTATAGGTGGTGATTTATTAAAGGCACAATTGATAACCCGTTATGACATTCCCTTAAAAGAAGGATTGAATTCAGTTGCAATATCCCGTATTACCGCCGTACTGTCTCAATTGACACTCTTTTTGATTGCGATGCTTTGGTTGGTATTTTCTCCCTTAAAAAATGAAATTATACGCTACGCAGGCCCGGTAATATATATTATCTGTCTATTTTTGTTCGTTTTGATGATCCTGATATTTTATTGGTTAATGGTTGCAAAAAGTCCCTCGCAAACCAAGGCTTCAACAGCAACACTTTTTGGAAAAGCAATAGCGCATTTTCAGTCACTACTTTGGAACGTAAAAGACTTTTATCGGCATCAAAATAAGGTTTTTTGGTATTCTTACTTACTTTTTGCACTACATTGGATTATTGGCAGCCTTGAATTCTATTATATTCTAAAATTTTTGGGTGTTGCAGTACAACCAATACATGGTTTAATAGTAGATATGAGTGTCATTGTGCTGAAAAGCATCGGTGCTTTTATTCCAGGGCAACTGGGTATTGAAGAAATCGCCAATAAGCTCCTACTCCATATGATCGGTATTACTGGGGGTAGTATTTGGCTCAGTGCTTCATTATTACGTCGCGGCCGACAGCTCACCTGGGTAGCGTTGGGTTTTATATTTTATCTATGCATCAAAAGGAAACCAGTACATGTATCCATCTGA
- a CDS encoding glycosyltransferase family 1 protein, translating to MRKVAFFTEILVEDFDGASRTMFQLINRIDQQKFNYFFIYGGGPTQFRNFHSYKVPTFKIPVNDDYCLAIPQLIKKKLELALDKFAPDMIHIATPSLLGFFALNYAKRKGIPVLTIYHTHFISYIAYYFKNILPLVKPTEQWMKKAMNNFYNKCDIVYVPTKSILNELQQIGLQQEGLKLWQRGIDTALFNPNKKNLSQLQTITKNNKPTILFVSRIVWEKNIKTLIEIYQQIQAQNLDYNFIVVGEGTAKIIAMQEMPNAIFLGKKSHDELAILYASADAFVFPSVSETYGNVVVEALASGLPCVIADGGGSASLIQHGKNGFKCQPENAAGYVYYLKKILSDMSLKKNLINEGLSYVGQLDWNRLSGCYFNDIELLIDKTQEVDLAWAN from the coding sequence ATGAGAAAGGTAGCCTTCTTTACAGAGATACTCGTCGAGGATTTTGACGGTGCATCACGGACAATGTTTCAGCTAATAAACCGTATAGACCAGCAGAAATTCAACTATTTTTTTATTTATGGTGGCGGCCCTACGCAATTTCGCAATTTTCATTCTTACAAGGTACCCACGTTCAAAATACCGGTCAACGACGATTATTGTCTCGCTATTCCTCAGCTTATTAAAAAGAAACTTGAGCTCGCCTTAGATAAATTTGCTCCCGACATGATCCATATTGCAACGCCTTCGCTTTTAGGCTTTTTTGCATTAAATTATGCCAAACGAAAAGGTATTCCTGTCCTTACGATATATCATACACACTTCATTTCATACATTGCCTATTATTTCAAAAACATACTCCCCTTAGTCAAGCCAACTGAACAATGGATGAAAAAAGCAATGAATAACTTTTATAACAAATGTGATATTGTCTATGTACCCACCAAATCTATTCTAAACGAATTACAGCAGATCGGCTTACAACAAGAAGGATTAAAACTGTGGCAAAGAGGAATAGACACAGCCTTGTTTAACCCCAATAAAAAGAATCTATCTCAGCTGCAGACTATCACAAAGAATAACAAACCAACAATCCTCTTTGTCAGTCGTATCGTCTGGGAAAAAAATATTAAAACGCTTATTGAAATCTATCAACAGATACAAGCTCAGAATCTTGACTATAATTTCATTGTTGTCGGTGAAGGAACAGCCAAAATAATTGCAATGCAAGAGATGCCTAATGCCATTTTCTTAGGAAAGAAAAGCCATGATGAGCTTGCAATTCTATATGCTTCGGCAGATGCCTTTGTTTTTCCGTCGGTCTCAGAAACGTACGGAAATGTCGTTGTCGAAGCATTGGCATCCGGACTTCCTTGTGTTATCGCCGATGGTGGGGGTTCGGCTTCCTTGATTCAGCACGGGAAAAATGGATTTAAGTGTCAACCTGAAAATGCAGCTGGATATGTTTACTACCTCAAAAAAATTCTCTCTGACATGAGCCTAAAAAAGAATCTCATCAATGAAGGTCTATCCTATGTCGGACAACTGGATTGGAATAGACTATCTGGGTGCTATTTTAATGACATTGAACTATTGATTGACAAAACACAGGAAGTCGATTTGGCATGGGCAAACTAA